GGATGTCATCGAAATTTTTGTACGCCTTGAGGATGACGGCGTTGTCGGCGGTATTGAGCTGTTCCTCCAGCCGGGCCGGGTCGGCCACGCCTGAGGTGATCAGCAGGGACTCCTTGGACTCGCATAGGACCAGACCGACGCGAGCGGCAGCGGCATGGAACGAGGTGATCCCCGGCACGGCGCGCAAACGCAGGTCCGGGTTCATGGTCAGCAGGGTCCGTTGCAGGTAGCCGTAGGTGGAATAGGTCAGCGGATCGCCCAGGGTCAGGAAGGCGGCGTCCAGGCCGCTGTCCAGGACTTCGGCCACGAGCCGGGCGTTCTCGGTCCAGGCCGCGTCCAGGGCATCCTGGTCCTTGGTCATGGGGAAGCCGAGGCGAACGATGCGTACGTCGTCCTTGAGGTGCGGCTTGGCGATGGAATAGGCCGTGGAATAGTCGTTCTTGGTGGAGGCCGCGGCAAAGATCACGTCCACCTGTCCGAGGACGCGGACGGCCTTGAGGGTGAGCAGTTCCGGGTCGCCGGGGCCGACCCCGATACCGTAGAGGGTGCCTTTCTTGGTCACGTTGTCTATCCGTTATGTTTTTGTCGGTAGCCGACTGTGTCTGTTTTGCGGGGGCTCGTCAACTCGGGCTAGGGGTGCAGGAGCTGGAACACCGTGTCGATGCCTTCAAGCAGGCGCAGGGTCGGGCGGGAGACGAGATGCTCGTCCACCAGAAAGACGTTGCGGGTCAGGACCGCCTTGATGCGGGAGGCGGCCGGGCTGTTCACGATCTGTTTGACTGAGACGTCGTTCATGGTGCCGCGTTGGGCC
The sequence above is a segment of the uncultured Pseudodesulfovibrio sp. genome. Coding sequences within it:
- the cobI gene encoding precorrin-2 C(20)-methyltransferase, with the translated sequence MTKKGTLYGIGVGPGDPELLTLKAVRVLGQVDVIFAAASTKNDYSTAYSIAKPHLKDDVRIVRLGFPMTKDQDALDAAWTENARLVAEVLDSGLDAAFLTLGDPLTYSTYGYLQRTLLTMNPDLRLRAVPGITSFHAAAARVGLVLCESKESLLITSGVADPARLEEQLNTADNAVILKAYKNFDDIRALLNKLRLADTTVLVSRLGMDEESILMDIKDAPKQPHYFSLALVKRNKQ